The DNA segment GTACGGGCGCGTGCGCGGTCGCCGTGGCCACCGCCCGGCGTGACGGCGCCGACCCGGCCGTCACCGGGACTCCGGCGACGTACACCGTGGACGTGCCCGGCGGACGCCTCGTCATCACCGAACGGCCCGACGGGGAGATCGAGATGACGGGGCCCGCCGTGATCGTCGCCGAGGGCGAGATCGACGCCGCTTGGCTGGAAAACGCGCTCCGCTGACCTGACGGAACAGCGGTCACGGCGAACCCGGGGCGCCCGGACCTGCGGCGCGGGGCATACTCCCGGCGCCCGGGTCCGTTCGAAACCGCGGCCGAGGGCAGGGCACGTGGCGCAAACCCTAAACCTCCTCCGTGTCGCTCGAATGGGTGATCCGTTTCACGCTCGGCGAGAGGCGGTCGGTCGCACGTGGTGGGCTCGGTAGCATCAAGCACCGGCACGGACGGGGGAACGTCGCCATCCCTGAGCCGCGTATGCCCTGGAGCTCCGTCCGCCGGTCCACGAGCCGGAGGTGCCCATGAGTGCGGAGGCCACGAACCCTGCGACCCCTGGCCCGGTGGCGCCCACAGCGCCGGTGGCCCCAACCGTGCCGGCCGTGCCGGCTGGGCCCGCGGCGGCCGTCGTGCCCGCGGCGGCCCGCTGGAAGTCCCGGCCGCGCATCGATCTGCGCCGGATCGGCCGGGCCGCGCTGCTCGGACCCGCCGCCCGCGGCAGGCTGCCCGACGCCATCGGTCACGTCGTGGAGGCGCACCGCGCCCACCACCCCGACGCGGACCTGGAACCCCTGCGCCGCGCCTACGTCCTCGCGGAGTCCTCGCACCGCGGCCAGATGCGCAAGAGCGGCGAGCCGTACATCACGCACCCGCTGGCCGTGACCCTCATCCTCGCCGAACTCGGCGCCGAGACGACCACGTTGACGGCCTCGCTGCTCCACGACACCGTCGAGGACACGGATGTGACGCTAGCTCAGGTGCGGGAACAATTCGGTGAGGAGGTGCGTTACCTGGTCGACGGCGTCACGAAGCTGGAGAAGGTCGACTACGGCGCCGCGGCCGAGCCCGAGACCTTCCGCAAGATGCTCGTCGCCACCGGCAACGACGTGCGCGTGATGTCGATCAAACTCGCCGACCGCCTGCACAACATGCGCACTCTCGGCGTGATGCGCCCCGAGAAACAGGCGCGGATCGCCAAGGTCACCCGTGACGTCCTCATCCCGCTCGCCGAACGGCTCGGCGTCCAGGCACTCAAGACCGAGCTGGAAGACCTCGTCTTCGCCATCCTCCACCCGGAGGAGTACGAACACACCAGGGAACTCATCGCGGAGAACACCGCCCGCCCCGACGACGCCCTCGCGGCGATCGCCGAACAGGTCCGCGGCGTACTGCGTGAGGCCGACATCCCCGCCGAAGTCCTCATCCGCCCCCGCCACTTCGTCTCGGTCCACCGTGTCGCCCGTAAACGCGGACAACTGCGCGACGCCGACTTCGGACGCCTGCTGGTCCTCGTGCACGAGGACGCCGACTGCTACGGCGTCCTCGGCGAGCTGCACACCTGTATGACGCCGGTCGTCTCCGAGTTCAAGGACTTCATCGCCGTACCCAAGTTCAACCTGTACCAGTCGCTGCACACCGCCGTCGCCCGCGCGGACGGCCAGGTCGCCGAAGTCCTCATCCGCACCCACCAGATGCACAAGGCCGCCGAGGCCGGAGTGATCGCGCTCGGCAACCCCTACGCACCCCCCGCGGAGGACCCGTCCCAGGCCGCCGACGGAGAGCGCGCCGACCCCACCCGCCCCGGCTGGCTCTCCCGCCTCCTCGACTGGCAGCGGGCGGCCCCCGACCCCGACACCTTCTGGTCCACCCTGCGCGAGGACCTCGCCCAGGACCGCGAGATCACCGTCTTCCGGCCCGACGGTGGCACCCTCGGCCTGCCCGAGGGCGCCACCTGCGTGGACGCCGCCTACGCGCAGTACGGCGAGGACGCCCACGCCTGCATCGGCGCCCGCGTCAACGGCCGCCTCGCCACGCTCAGCACCGTCCTGCGGGACGGCGACAGCGTCCAGCTCCTCATGGGCCAGGACCCCGCCTCCGAACCCTCCCGCGAGTGGCTGGAGCACGCCCACACCCCCGCCGCACGCATCGCCATCCAGCGGTGGCTGGCGACCCATCCCGGCGACGCCGCCCCGGACACGCATCCCTCGACCGGCGACGGCGCCACCGGCGCCCAGGGCCCGGGGAGCGCTGGCCGCCCGGGGGACACACCCCGCGAGGCGACGGGCACACCTTCCGGGACAGCGCACGCACCGTCCGCGAGAGCGCAGGCGCCGGCCACCTCGTCGGACGGGGCGGGCGCCGCGCCGGCGGGCGCGCCCGCCGCATCGGCGGACTCGACCGGCGCCCCGGAGGGCACGTCCTCCGCCCGCACCACCAGGCGAGGTCCCGCCAGGGGCCGCTCCGGCACGGCCGTCCCCCTCGCGCGCCCTCGCGGCGCCGACGTGCTCGTGGACCGGCCCGGGGCCGTCGTACGGCTCGCCGGATGCTGTACGCCCGTACCGCTCGACGAGATCACCGGGTTCGCCGTGCGCGGGGGAGTGGTGACCGTGCACCGCGCCGGATGCGCCGCGGTGGCCCACATGACGACCAGGGGACGCGCCGAGATCGGTGTGCGCTGGGGGGACACCACCGAGTGCCGGGTCACGCTGATCGCCGAATCGTTCGGCCGCCCCCATCTGCTCGCCGACCTCACCGAGGCGATGGCCCAGGAAGGCGCCGAGATCGTCTCCGCCACCGTGGAACCGCCCAGCCAGCAGCGGGTACGGCACACCTACACGGTGCGGCTGCCCGACGCGGCGCACCTCCCGGCCCTCATGCGCGCCATGCGCGACGTGCCCGGGGTGTACGACGTGAGCCGCGCCCAGGCGCCGATGGCGTCCTGAGGGCGCCCCGGCCGCCGGCTTCCTGAAGAAGGCTCTCCCGGACCAACCCGTTCGGGTGGGCCCGGCGCGCGCCGCCGCCGCAGCGCCCGGGCGCGCTGGTAGCGGTGGTGCATGCTGCTCACCCCCCGCTCGCGCCAGTCACTCGACCCCGGCCCACGCCGTGCCCCGCGGTTGCTCCGCCGCCGTGGGGCGGCCCTGCTCGCCTCCGCCGCGGCCGTCTGCCTCATCGCCGCCGGAGCCCCCGCCGAACCCCTGGGTGTCGGCGACCGGCTCTTCCCGTACCTGGGGAACCCGGGGTACGACGTGGCGTCGTACGACCTCTCCTTCACCTACCCCGGCACCAACGACAAGCCGCTGCGGGCCGTCACCACGATCGACGCCTGGACGACCGCCACGCTGGACCGCATCAACCTCGACTTCGCCCACGGCACGGTGGAGTCCGTCGAGGTCGACGGCCGGCCGGCCTCCTTCACCAGCGCGGGGCAGGACCTGGTCGTCACCCCCTCCCGCGCCCTCGCGCGGGGCAGCTGGACCCGGATCACCGTGCGGCACACCAGCGACCCCGTCGCCGCCGAGGGCCAGGACGGCGGCTGGGTGCGCACCTCCGACGGCCTCGCCATGGCGAACCAGGCCGACGCCGCTCACCTGGTCTTCCCGTGCAACGACCATCCGTCCGACAAGGCGATGTTCACCATCCGGGTCACCGCCCCGAACGACTACACCGCCGTCGCCAACGGCCTGCCCACCGGAGTGGAGCGCGTCGGCCCCAGCACCACCTGGACCTACCGCTCCCAGCACCCCATGGCCACCGAGCTCGCGCAGGTCTCCATCGGCCGCTCCGCCGTACTGCACCGCCAGGGCCCCCACGGGCTGCCGGTCCGCGACGTCGTGCCCAGCGCCGACAGCAAGGCGCTCGAACCCTGGCTCGCCAGGACGCCCGACCAGATCGCCTGGATGGAGAGCAAGATCGGGCCGTACCCCTTCGAGACGTACGGCGTGCTCATGGCCCAGGCCTCCACGGGCTTCGAGCTGGAGACGCAGACCCTGTCGCTGTTCGAGAAGGACCTGTTCACCGAGCCCGCCTATCCCAAGTGGTACCTCGAGTCGATCATGGTTCACGAGCTGTCCCACCAGTGGTTCGGCGACAGCGTCAGCCCCCGCACCTGGTCCGACGTCTGGCTGAACGAGGGGCACGCCACCTGGTACGAGGCCCTCTACTCGGAGGAGAAGGCGCACAAGCCCCTGGAGGACCGGATGAAGGCCGCCTACGGCGCCTCCGACCGCTGGCGGGCCTCCGGCGGGCCGCCCGCCCGGCCCAAGCCCCCCGCGCCCGGCCAGAAGATCAGCATCTTCCGTCCCAACATCTACGACGGAGCGGCGCTCGTGCTCTACGCCCTGCGCCAGGAGATCGGCCGGCCGGCCTTCGAGCGCCTGGAGAAGGTGTGGGTCCAGGAACACCGGGACTCCACCGTCACCACCGCCGACTTCGTCCGCCTCGCCTCGGCCATCGGCGGCCGCGACCTCAGTGGCTTCTTCCAGGACTGGCTCTACGGCGAGAAGACCCCGCCCATGCCGGGCCACCCCGACTGGAAGCCCACCGCGTCGACCGATACGGCCAAGGAGCCGCGGTCCGGTAAGCCGGCGCCGGTGAAATGACGCCGGGGGCGCCTGGGACTCCGGGGACTCCGGGAACTCCGGGAACTCCGGGAACTCCGGGGATGCCGAGGACACGGGGATGACGGCCAGGGCGCCGATGGATGCCAACGGACGCCGATGGACGCCGACGGGCGCCGAGAACGGCGAAATCACCGGAGTGGCGGGGCCGGCGGCGGGGAAATAACGCGGTGACGAGACGCGCCGTGCCGTGGGACCATTTTCAGGTCGGCGCGGCACGGGTCACGGGAATCTCCCCGGGTACTCGAGCGTTGTCCGAACAAGACCGCCGGTTGCGCCACAACCGGATCGGCACTCCCATCGACCATCGGCGTAAGGATCCAATGACCTCCTCTTCTTCCCCTTCCCAGGACACCAAGCGCCTCGCGCACGCCTATCCCGAAGGTCTTCGGGCCGATGCCCTGATGGAAGAGGACGTCGCCTGGAGCCACGAGATCGACGGCGAGCGGGACGGTGACCAGCTCGACCGGTCCGAGCGCGCGGCCCTGCGCCGCGTGGGGGGCCTCTCCACCGAGCTGGAGGACGTCACCGAGGTCGAGTACCGCCAGCTCCGCCTGGAGCGGGTCGTGCTCGTCGGCGTGTGGACGACCGGCACCGCCCAGGACGCCGACAACTCCCTCGCCGAGCTGGCCGCCCTCGCCGAGACCGCGGGCGCGCTCGTGCTCGACGGCGTGATCCAGCGCCGCGACAAGCCCGACGCGGCCACCTACATCGGCTCGGGCAAGGCCCTCGAGCTGCGCGACGTCGTCCTCGAATCGGGCGCCGACACCGTCATCTGCGACGGTGAGCTGAGCCCGGGCCAGCTGATCCAGCTGGAGGACGTCGTCAAGGTCAAGGTCATCGACCGTACGGCCCTGATCCTCGACATCTTCGCCCAGCACGCCAAGTCCCGTGAGGGCAAGGCGCAGGTCGCGCTGGCGCAGATGCAGTACATGCTGCCCAGGCTCCGCGGCTGGGGCCAGTCGCTGTCCCGGCAGATGGGTGGCGGTCGCGGTGGCCTCGCCACGCGTGGCCCCGGTGAGACCAAGATCGAAACGGACCGGCGCCGGATCCGCGAGAAGATGGCGAAGATGCGCCGGGAGATCGCGGACATGAAGACCGGCCGTGAGGTCAAGCGTCAGGAACGCCGGCGCAACAAGGTGCCGTCCGTCGCCATCGCGGGCTACACCAACGCCGGCAAGTCCTCCCTGCTCAACCGCCTCACGGGCGCCGGCGTCCTGGTCGAGAACTCGCTGTTCGCGACCCTGGACCCGACCGTCCGGCGCGCGGAGACCCCGAGCGGCCGCCTGTACACCCTGGCCGACACCGTCGGCTTCGTCCGGCACCTGCCGCACCACCTGGTCGAGGCGTTCCGCTCCACCATGGAGGAGGTCGGCGACTCCGACCTGATCCTGCACGTGGTGGACGGTTCGCACCCGAACCCGGAGGAGCAGCTGGCCGCCGTGCGCGAGGTGATCCGGGACGTCGGCGCCACCGACGTACCCGAGATCGTCGTGATCAACAAGGCGGACGCGGCCGACCCGCTGGTCCTCCAGCGGCTGCTGCGGGTCGAGAAGCGTTCCCTCGCGGTCTCGGCGCGTACCGGCCTGGGCATCGAGGAACTGCTCGCGCTCGTGGACGACGAGCTGCCCCGCCCCTCGGTCGAGGTCGACGCGCTCGTCCCGTACACGCACGGCAAGCTCGTCGCCCGCGCCCACACCGAGGGCGAGGTCCTCTCCGAGGAGCACACCGCGGACGGCACCCGGATCAAGGTCCGGGTGAACGAGGAACTGGCGGCGGACCTGGCGCCGTACGCGTCCGCGTCCGCGGCCTGACACCGCACCGCAGCACAGGAAGGCCCGCCACCCGTTCCCGGGTGGCGGGCCTTCCCGCTTGCCGCGCGCGGGTCTACCGGCCGGTGAACTTCCGGCTGACCGAGTCGTACACGCCCTTGGCCACCTCACCCAGCCGGGGACCGGCGAGCCATCCCGCGGAGACCGGGCCGATCGAGGTGTTGGACACCAGGGTGGGCTTGCCGTCCGAGCCCGTCTCCACCCAGCCACCGCCGGAGGAGCCACCGGTCATCGTGCAGCCGATGCGGTACATCGTCGGGTCCGACGCGTTGATCGACAGCCGGCCCGGCTTGTCCTGGCACTGGTACAGCAGCCGGCCGTCGAACGGCGCCGCCGCCGGGTAACCGCTGGCCGTGATGTTCCGCACCTGCGGCACGGCCGGGGCGTCGAAGCTCACCGGCAGCGCGCCGCCGACCGTCTCCTCCAGCGACTTGCCGGTGGTGCCCTGCTCCGGCGTCACATGGATCACGGCGAAGTCGTACGAGGCGCCGTCACCGCCGGTCGCGCCGCCCTTGTCGATCCACTGCTGCGAGGTCTTGGCCCCGTCGGCCCACCAGACGCCGAGCGGAGCGACCTGCTCCCGCGGGGCGCCCTTCATCTGCGCGGGCGACATGCCCTGGTTGTTGTACGACGGCACGAAGGCGAGGTTGCGGTACCAGCCGCCCTTCTTGCCGGCGTGCACACAGTGGCCCGCCGTCCAGATGAGGTTGGACTTGCCCGGGTGCGCCGGGTCCTCGACGACCGTCGCCGAGCAGACCATCGTGCCCTCGGGGGCGTCGAAGAACACCTTGCCGGAGGTGGCCGCGTTGTTGTGGTACGGCGCCGTGACCGGCTGCGCCTTCACCGGCGCCGGGGCCGGGTCCGTCACTCCCTGGTCACCGGAGAGGTCGTTGTCGTCGACGCCCCTGTCGGGATCGTCGGCGCCCCGCATGCGGTCCGGGTTCCACAGGCCCTTGATGATCGGGTTGATGAAGTCGTTGGCCTCGCGCAGCCACTGCTCCCGGTCCCAGTTCTTCCAGGCGCCGTTCTTCCACTTGTCGACGTCGACGCCGTG comes from the Streptomyces sp. NBC_00820 genome and includes:
- the hflX gene encoding GTPase HflX, which gives rise to MTSSSSPSQDTKRLAHAYPEGLRADALMEEDVAWSHEIDGERDGDQLDRSERAALRRVGGLSTELEDVTEVEYRQLRLERVVLVGVWTTGTAQDADNSLAELAALAETAGALVLDGVIQRRDKPDAATYIGSGKALELRDVVLESGADTVICDGELSPGQLIQLEDVVKVKVIDRTALILDIFAQHAKSREGKAQVALAQMQYMLPRLRGWGQSLSRQMGGGRGGLATRGPGETKIETDRRRIREKMAKMRREIADMKTGREVKRQERRRNKVPSVAIAGYTNAGKSSLLNRLTGAGVLVENSLFATLDPTVRRAETPSGRLYTLADTVGFVRHLPHHLVEAFRSTMEEVGDSDLILHVVDGSHPNPEEQLAAVREVIRDVGATDVPEIVVINKADAADPLVLQRLLRVEKRSLAVSARTGLGIEELLALVDDELPRPSVEVDALVPYTHGKLVARAHTEGEVLSEEHTADGTRIKVRVNEELAADLAPYASASAA
- a CDS encoding M1 family metallopeptidase — its product is MLLTPRSRQSLDPGPRRAPRLLRRRGAALLASAAAVCLIAAGAPAEPLGVGDRLFPYLGNPGYDVASYDLSFTYPGTNDKPLRAVTTIDAWTTATLDRINLDFAHGTVESVEVDGRPASFTSAGQDLVVTPSRALARGSWTRITVRHTSDPVAAEGQDGGWVRTSDGLAMANQADAAHLVFPCNDHPSDKAMFTIRVTAPNDYTAVANGLPTGVERVGPSTTWTYRSQHPMATELAQVSIGRSAVLHRQGPHGLPVRDVVPSADSKALEPWLARTPDQIAWMESKIGPYPFETYGVLMAQASTGFELETQTLSLFEKDLFTEPAYPKWYLESIMVHELSHQWFGDSVSPRTWSDVWLNEGHATWYEALYSEEKAHKPLEDRMKAAYGASDRWRASGGPPARPKPPAPGQKISIFRPNIYDGAALVLYALRQEIGRPAFERLEKVWVQEHRDSTVTTADFVRLASAIGGRDLSGFFQDWLYGEKTPPMPGHPDWKPTASTDTAKEPRSGKPAPVK
- a CDS encoding trypsin-like serine peptidase, producing MRSIRPSFTVRRGRGVPRRTSPVLATVALVSTLTLTATACGGDSDDKADDRPTATATAIGSGDGKIRIPDNIRQKLEEHGVDVDKWKNGAWKNWDREQWLREANDFINPIIKGLWNPDRMRGADDPDRGVDDNDLSGDQGVTDPAPAPVKAQPVTAPYHNNAATSGKVFFDAPEGTMVCSATVVEDPAHPGKSNLIWTAGHCVHAGKKGGWYRNLAFVPSYNNQGMSPAQMKGAPREQVAPLGVWWADGAKTSQQWIDKGGATGGDGASYDFAVIHVTPEQGTTGKSLEETVGGALPVSFDAPAVPQVRNITASGYPAAAPFDGRLLYQCQDKPGRLSINASDPTMYRIGCTMTGGSSGGGWVETGSDGKPTLVSNTSIGPVSAGWLAGPRLGEVAKGVYDSVSRKFTGR
- a CDS encoding RelA/SpoT family protein encodes the protein MSAEATNPATPGPVAPTAPVAPTVPAVPAGPAAAVVPAAARWKSRPRIDLRRIGRAALLGPAARGRLPDAIGHVVEAHRAHHPDADLEPLRRAYVLAESSHRGQMRKSGEPYITHPLAVTLILAELGAETTTLTASLLHDTVEDTDVTLAQVREQFGEEVRYLVDGVTKLEKVDYGAAAEPETFRKMLVATGNDVRVMSIKLADRLHNMRTLGVMRPEKQARIAKVTRDVLIPLAERLGVQALKTELEDLVFAILHPEEYEHTRELIAENTARPDDALAAIAEQVRGVLREADIPAEVLIRPRHFVSVHRVARKRGQLRDADFGRLLVLVHEDADCYGVLGELHTCMTPVVSEFKDFIAVPKFNLYQSLHTAVARADGQVAEVLIRTHQMHKAAEAGVIALGNPYAPPAEDPSQAADGERADPTRPGWLSRLLDWQRAAPDPDTFWSTLREDLAQDREITVFRPDGGTLGLPEGATCVDAAYAQYGEDAHACIGARVNGRLATLSTVLRDGDSVQLLMGQDPASEPSREWLEHAHTPAARIAIQRWLATHPGDAAPDTHPSTGDGATGAQGPGSAGRPGDTPREATGTPSGTAHAPSARAQAPATSSDGAGAAPAGAPAASADSTGAPEGTSSARTTRRGPARGRSGTAVPLARPRGADVLVDRPGAVVRLAGCCTPVPLDEITGFAVRGGVVTVHRAGCAAVAHMTTRGRAEIGVRWGDTTECRVTLIAESFGRPHLLADLTEAMAQEGAEIVSATVEPPSQQRVRHTYTVRLPDAAHLPALMRAMRDVPGVYDVSRAQAPMAS